GCCGCTCAGACGCAGCATCGTATAGCCGCGCGGGAGAAGGAGCCAAAGATGCCAGAACAGAAGCGTAATGGCAAAAGGCAACGGAGACCAGAAGGCCATGATAGCGCTTAAGACAATCCCCACCCAACAGGTATAGAACTGCACTAAATTAAATACGCGACGGCTGACGTGTTGATCCGGAATATAACCAAGCCAAGGCAACCTCAGACGGAAGCGCCAACGTTTGCGGTAGCTTGCTCCCAATAGGACGAGCACGGTATGTCCGACGACATACTGGATCCATAACATAAGCGGAAAGGCGATTAGCAGATAGAGCAGGAAATACGGTGACACCCAAAATGCACCTGCAGCCGCTGCTAGCCAAGGCAAACTTAAGTAGAGGATGAGCAAGCTTTTGGGAATTTGGATTTTCTTAATTAATCGATAGTGATAAAAGGTGGCTTGACCATGTGGATCTGCCATTGGGCTATGCCGTCCCCCTTTAAGTAGAAGTGAATTTCGATAGACGAGAAGATTAAGTCTTTTATGTCTTTATCGGACAAAATCATATTTTTATTAAGCTGAAAAAAAAGGTACAGACACAAGGGCACCAAGGGGTACATATACATAAAGCGTAGACCGATATCCTATGAAAAGGTTTAAAATAATAGAAACTGTGTCATACTAATAGGAAAAGGATCAAGGTGGGATGGTTATGGAAGAATTGACCGAACACGTGTGTATCATATGCAATCAGACGAAGACAGAGGGAATCACCATTGTCTCGCAATTCGTATGCGAGGAATGTGAGTCCGAAATCGTTCATACCAGTGCGGAAGATGCCAAATATCATTTTTTTATTCGTCAATTAAAACAGATTGCCATGCCGAAAAATGCATAGATGCGGGTACACGCGTCAAATGGGCCTGAATGAAAGGCCTTTTTTTGTTTAGAGGGGGCTTTCCGTGCATGGAGACGTAGGCGTAGGTTTCAAATTGCGTTAAAATAGGTTAGAGAATGTAATCCGAAGGGATATGTCGATGACTACACATAGAGAGCGTGCCCCACTTGCAGAAGCTTTAATATGGTATCGAGAACGTGGGGCTTCATCTTTTCATGTACCTGGTCATAAAAATGGCAGGGCATATGCAGAAGAAGGTAACGCTGCGGAGATGCTGCAAGAGGCCATGCGCATTGACGTGACGGAAATTACCGGAACCGATGATTTATTTCATCCGGAAGGCGTTATTCAGGAAGCACAGGAGCTGGCTGCAGATTGTTTTGGCGCAGAGGAAAGCTTCTTCCTGGTGGGGGAAGTACAGCCGGCAATTTGGCGCTAATCCTGACGGTTTGCCGTGAACCGGGCGATATCGTGCTTGTACAGCGGAACGTACACAAGTCTGTGTTGAACGGATTGATGCTGGCGGGTGCAAGGGCGGTGTTTCTTCAGCCAGAGATGGACAAGCCAAGCGGTTTAGCCATTGCTCCATCTGCGGCTACGCTGGCAGCGGCTCTTGAGGCCTACCCTGAGGCACGTGGGGCGATCGTCACGATGCCGAACTACTACGGGATGGGGAGCGACTTAAGGCCGCTCGCGGAAGCGTGCCATAAGCGCGACATTCCACTGCTGGTGGACGAAGCGCACGGAGCTCATTACGGACAGCATCCCCAGCTGCCGATGAACGCTTTGTCATGCGGGGCGGATGGTGTGGTTCAATCCACACACAAGATGTTAGCCGCCATGACGATGGGAGCCATGCTGCATGTACAGGGCGGGCTGCTGGACCGAAGCCTGCTGCGCCAGCGGCTGGCCATGGTGCAGAGCTCCAGCCCCTCGTACCCGCTCATGGCTTCGCTGGA
This Paenibacillus sp. JZ16 DNA region includes the following protein-coding sequences:
- a CDS encoding sigma factor G inhibitor Gin, with the protein product MEELTEHVCIICNQTKTEGITIVSQFVCEECESEIVHTSAEDAKYHFFIRQLKQIAMPKNA